CGGTTCCGCTCGCGGCCGAAGAGGAGTCGGCGGCCGAGCGTTCCCATGGGTAGAAGCTCTCGTTCGAGCGACAAAAATGAGCGGGTCGTAATCGAAAGTACTCCGACTTATGCGCGGTTCACGCCACCGCTAGCGCTCGGTCGAGCAGGTCCGCGTCGTAGTACTCGGTGGTCTGGGACTCGCGGGCGTCGTGGACTGCCCGAACCGTGGCTACCGTGTTCTCGAAGTTCTTTAGCGTCGCTTCGTCAACCATCTGGCCGTCGATGGCCACCGCGCCGGTGCCGGTGTCTTTCGCTTCGGTGAACCGCTCTATCTTCCGGACTGCCGTACGAAGTTCGTCCTCGGTCGGCAGGTGGATGCGGTTAGCTTGCGCAGTTTGGTTCGGGTGGAGCGACCAACTACCGTCGAGTCCGACACGGGCCTCGCGCACCACGTGGTCGGCGTAGCCGTCGCCGTTGTAGAAGGTCACGCCCGCTCGTTCGCGGAACAGACGGTCGAAGGGGCCGCCGACGGCGAGCAGGTCGCTCGCGCTCGCTTCGTTCGAGAGTGCTTCGTAGAGACCGGGCCACGTCGGGCGATTATCTGCCAAGGGGGTGTCAGACTCGCCGAGTTCCCGACCACCGAGTTCTGCGGTGTAGTCCACGGGACCGAACACGAGCGCAGTAAGGTGAGAACTCGCGCCGAACTTCGCTATCTCGCGCAAGTCCGAGCGAGCGCGGGCCGTTTCGACGATGACGGCGAGTTCGAGGTCCCGATTCGTCTCGCGAGAGGCCGCGGCGACGACCGACTCGGCGGCCTGCACGTCTTCGAGGCGGCCGACTTTCGGAACGACGACGCCGTCGAGGTGGTCGCCGACGCTCTCGGCGAGCGTTCGAATCTGTTCCTCGCCGCGCTTGCGCGTTGCTTCGTCGTCGTAGGCCCACTCGACGCGCGGCCAGATTTCTCCGGCGAATCCAGGCGCGTACTCCGGCAGGAGGTCTCGAACGTTGTCGAGCGCTTCGTCTTTCATGTCGGGCGCGGTGCCGTCTTCGAGATCTGGTACCAACCAATCGGGGGCCTGAAAACCCTCCGTGGTCAGGCCTGAGCGGAGGTACTTCGCGCTGTCGTCGCGGGGGAC
The sequence above is a segment of the Halorussus halophilus genome. Coding sequences within it:
- the citE gene encoding L-malyl-CoA/beta-methylmalyl-CoA lyase codes for the protein MTNTRLCRTFQTAPAGVPRDDSAKYLRSGLTTEGFQAPDWLVPDLEDGTAPDMKDEALDNVRDLLPEYAPGFAGEIWPRVEWAYDDEATRKRGEEQIRTLAESVGDHLDGVVVPKVGRLEDVQAAESVVAAASRETNRDLELAVIVETARARSDLREIAKFGASSHLTALVFGPVDYTAELGGRELGESDTPLADNRPTWPGLYEALSNEASASDLLAVGGPFDRLFRERAGVTFYNGDGYADHVVREARVGLDGSWSLHPNQTAQANRIHLPTEDELRTAVRKIERFTEAKDTGTGAVAIDGQMVDEATLKNFENTVATVRAVHDARESQTTEYYDADLLDRALAVA